Proteins encoded by one window of Fimbriiglobus ruber:
- a CDS encoding AAA family ATPase: MKLLRPDIDPVRDKFAQARLELSSALIEREDEIDLVLTALVANEHVLLVGPPGCGKSLLLDSVLSWTGGTKFSILLTKFTTVEEVMGPVSLAALKEDKYLRITSGKLPEAEFAYLDEVFKASSAILNTLLRMLNERVYDAGDGVARPVPLKLCLAASNEWASPDTGKELAAIADRFLLRKTVAPIRSQAGRQKLLWTRDHAPRLSTTITPAEVGQARLWALTLPWADDAKDALEIVLKELAKEGVQPGDRRQFKTSGWSRRSPT; this comes from the coding sequence ATGAAACTGCTTCGGCCCGACATCGACCCCGTCCGCGATAAGTTCGCCCAGGCCCGCCTGGAATTGTCGTCCGCGCTCATCGAACGCGAGGACGAGATCGACCTCGTCCTCACCGCCCTGGTCGCCAACGAGCACGTGCTGCTGGTCGGCCCGCCGGGGTGCGGCAAGAGCCTGCTCCTCGATTCCGTGCTGTCCTGGACGGGCGGGACCAAGTTCTCCATTCTGCTCACAAAATTCACCACCGTGGAGGAGGTGATGGGGCCGGTCAGCCTGGCCGCCTTGAAGGAGGACAAGTACCTGCGAATCACGTCGGGCAAGCTGCCGGAGGCCGAGTTCGCGTACCTGGACGAGGTGTTCAAGGCGTCGTCGGCGATCCTGAACACCCTGCTCCGGATGCTGAACGAGCGGGTGTACGACGCCGGCGACGGGGTCGCCCGCCCGGTGCCCTTGAAGCTGTGCCTGGCCGCGAGCAACGAGTGGGCGTCGCCCGACACCGGGAAGGAACTCGCGGCCATCGCCGACCGCTTCCTGCTCCGGAAAACGGTCGCCCCGATCCGGTCCCAGGCCGGCCGCCAGAAGCTCCTCTGGACCCGCGACCACGCGCCCCGGTTGTCGACCACGATCACCCCGGCCGAGGTCGGGCAGGCGCGGCTCTGGGCCCTCACTTTGCCGTGGGCGGACGACGCGAAAGATGCCCTCGAAATCGTTCTCAAGGAACTCGCGAAGGAGGGCGTCCAGCCGGGCGACCGGCGGCAGTTCAAGACGTCGGGGTGGTCCAGGCGTTCGCCTACCTGA
- the cas8a1 gene encoding type I-MYXAN CRISPR-associated Cas8a1/Cmx1: protein MAKVTKAPAPDHLTMGLFGPGMSLLHRAGLGGLACTLRAMEREQGDRVPTVSGGDALAWDVTEQTVSLRFGRPENAAELLKRLFAFAFTVRKDGLISLPGQYDIEPPAAILADLQSGLTLTFLQHGKVRQLAKESTTVIYDPEGEGVPGVVVEYRKCSGFKHQDGWELFVDKKGCLVRDVMKVDGPISPGTVVRHVAFTADTAVEDVPERMLPLYFALVGCLSLPVNRGVAALLVPDVQNLLDFVFDRPAMTPSTAAQCQIANAADAGLQAQWRLRRNPVRAARMQSRGRQLVRGTAIPSCHVMTFTPTPWASQQKSRVATITVPEGDDKLLDRFDRALTHLPTRIVTRTISESTGRGKQKVTTERRESFRSDSVVRPLIAENLALGRPWYAGFRDLMTKINPATGNPFRDRLPFERGGLHAMIADDTMWDTAGERIVVQAVHEALRGRYAQIADENKKNPVAMRNRFGGEYDRWRLAFAGSKTADQFRRALCDLFSRAGRNQVLQKQWADVLPMLRQNNWQHARDLALLALCSYQGNRTETTEPTPDQE, encoded by the coding sequence ATGGCGAAAGTGACCAAAGCGCCCGCGCCGGACCACCTGACAATGGGCCTATTCGGCCCCGGGATGTCGCTCTTGCACCGGGCCGGGTTGGGCGGACTGGCTTGCACCCTGAGGGCGATGGAACGTGAGCAAGGAGATCGTGTGCCCACGGTCAGCGGCGGCGACGCGCTGGCATGGGACGTGACCGAACAGACGGTCTCGTTGCGGTTCGGCCGGCCCGAGAACGCGGCGGAGTTGTTGAAGCGGCTTTTCGCGTTTGCGTTCACAGTGCGGAAGGATGGTCTCATCAGTTTACCCGGGCAATACGACATCGAACCGCCGGCCGCTATTCTCGCGGATTTGCAGTCCGGGTTAACGCTGACTTTTCTGCAACATGGTAAGGTGCGGCAACTGGCGAAAGAATCGACGACGGTAATTTACGATCCGGAAGGAGAAGGTGTCCCGGGCGTCGTCGTCGAATACCGGAAATGTTCCGGGTTCAAACATCAGGACGGCTGGGAGTTATTCGTGGACAAGAAAGGGTGCCTGGTTCGTGACGTGATGAAGGTCGACGGTCCGATCAGTCCCGGGACCGTTGTCCGGCACGTCGCGTTTACCGCCGACACAGCGGTCGAAGACGTGCCCGAGCGGATGTTGCCGTTGTACTTCGCTCTCGTCGGCTGTCTGTCCCTGCCGGTCAATCGAGGGGTGGCGGCGTTACTCGTGCCGGACGTACAGAACTTGCTCGACTTCGTGTTCGACCGCCCGGCGATGACCCCTTCGACGGCCGCGCAATGCCAGATCGCGAACGCCGCCGATGCCGGGCTACAAGCTCAGTGGCGGTTGAGAAGAAATCCGGTGCGGGCGGCCCGAATGCAGTCCCGGGGGCGACAACTTGTCCGCGGGACTGCCATCCCGAGCTGTCACGTCATGACTTTTACCCCGACCCCTTGGGCGAGTCAGCAAAAGTCGCGGGTGGCCACGATCACCGTTCCCGAGGGGGACGATAAACTCCTCGACCGTTTCGACCGGGCACTGACCCACCTGCCGACGCGCATCGTGACTCGAACGATTTCCGAATCGACCGGGCGAGGCAAACAGAAGGTGACCACGGAGCGGCGTGAGTCGTTTCGCTCCGACAGTGTAGTCCGCCCGTTGATCGCCGAAAACCTGGCCCTAGGTCGACCGTGGTACGCCGGCTTCCGCGACCTGATGACCAAGATCAATCCGGCCACGGGTAACCCATTCCGCGACCGCCTTCCCTTTGAACGAGGAGGACTTCACGCCATGATTGCCGACGACACGATGTGGGACACTGCAGGCGAGCGCATCGTCGTTCAGGCTGTCCACGAAGCCTTGCGTGGCCGCTACGCACAGATCGCCGACGAAAACAAGAAGAACCCGGTTGCCATGCGGAACCGCTTCGGCGGCGAGTACGACCGGTGGCGACTGGCCTTCGCCGGATCAAAGACTGCTGACCAGTTCCGTCGTGCTCTGTGCGACTTGTTCAGCCGTGCCGGTCGCAACCAGGTTCTCCAGAAGCAGTGGGCTGATGTTCTGCCGATGCTCCGCCAAAACAACTGGCAACACGCTCGCGATCTGGCCCTCCTCGCGCTGTGCAGCTACCAGGGCAACCGCACCGAAACTACCGAACCCACCCCCGATCAGGAGTAA
- the cas7i gene encoding type I-B CRISPR-associated protein Cas7/Cst2/DevR, which produces MSLHVFANFVTPFGTAANNRAETEGNITTLQKLLWQGETHSTVSAEAIRFALRRRLGAAEKTNRVWDEALRSNVWQDHQFKGWASEKGVTFVDDDLLGYMIAEAAKEDGSDDGKGSATVRRAVLEITRAVSLTPWAGDVTFNAASPGATPSAQKKGSNPVPYGTEVHATRYQYGIALTPDRLRDKTRAAKAIDALCNLGTVAGNHGRFLFDFSPDAVVLRVTQDPAPRLLYCFDTTDDGKTVVSPKLLQRLAAEDLDPKELIVGVSDLECKLAADLKARQVPVYGVKKACEEAVKRITAELKIKG; this is translated from the coding sequence ATGAGCCTGCACGTGTTCGCCAACTTTGTCACCCCGTTCGGAACCGCCGCAAACAACCGGGCGGAGACCGAAGGGAATATTACCACTCTTCAGAAGCTTCTTTGGCAAGGAGAAACGCACAGCACCGTTAGCGCCGAGGCGATTCGGTTTGCCCTCCGCCGACGCCTGGGCGCAGCCGAGAAGACGAACCGGGTCTGGGACGAAGCCCTGCGCTCCAATGTTTGGCAGGACCACCAGTTCAAGGGTTGGGCGTCCGAGAAGGGTGTCACCTTCGTGGACGACGACCTGCTCGGCTACATGATCGCTGAGGCCGCCAAGGAGGACGGCAGCGATGACGGTAAAGGATCTGCGACTGTGCGTCGGGCCGTGCTCGAAATCACCCGCGCCGTCTCCCTTACTCCTTGGGCTGGCGATGTGACCTTCAACGCCGCCTCGCCGGGGGCTACGCCATCGGCCCAGAAAAAGGGGAGTAACCCCGTTCCCTACGGCACGGAAGTCCACGCCACCCGCTACCAGTATGGGATCGCACTTACACCGGATCGTCTCCGGGATAAGACGCGGGCCGCGAAAGCCATCGACGCGCTCTGTAACCTCGGCACCGTCGCCGGCAACCACGGCCGATTTCTATTCGACTTCTCCCCAGACGCGGTCGTCCTTCGCGTCACGCAGGACCCGGCCCCGCGGCTGCTTTATTGCTTCGATACGACCGACGACGGCAAAACGGTCGTGTCGCCGAAACTCCTGCAACGGCTCGCGGCCGAAGATCTCGACCCGAAAGAATTGATCGTCGGCGTGAGCGACCTGGAATGCAAACTGGCCGCCGACCTGAAGGCTAGACAGGTTCCCGTGTACGGCGTGAAAAAAGCGTGCGAAGAGGCCGTCAAGCGCATCACCGCTGAACTCAAGATCAAGGGGTGA
- a CDS encoding DUF6744 family protein yields MTTNPPAPFPVAAGARLLGEVIAWTCSGVAVTHPALVAALRDAGLDDGVARELAPKHAFTRACKKLSDQRIIRQVAEDAATVRFQFTHESRDGDRFAYTLETLLALDKTTGRVTCDLPGLATLAQEHLDHAIDARSGADVTRVIQKLFDRHADLFPVRPQGGVYFVPDRHAGFVDRVQAMLGRINGQILRFPVPGGTPEGDRSVKESVAAGLAALVDDHRKAVAQFGDDTRDETLKRAASKIRVTQFKIQAYAEYLCDEKAKLDRELTAARDALRQKVERLAATAVVA; encoded by the coding sequence ATGACGACGAACCCGCCCGCCCCGTTCCCGGTCGCCGCCGGCGCCCGATTGCTCGGGGAGGTGATCGCGTGGACGTGTTCGGGGGTGGCCGTCACCCACCCGGCCCTGGTCGCCGCCCTCCGGGACGCCGGGCTGGACGACGGGGTGGCCCGCGAACTCGCCCCCAAGCACGCGTTCACCCGGGCGTGCAAGAAGCTGTCCGACCAGCGGATCATCCGCCAGGTGGCCGAGGACGCGGCCACCGTCCGGTTCCAGTTCACCCACGAGAGCCGGGACGGGGACCGGTTCGCGTACACCCTGGAGACCCTGCTCGCCCTCGACAAGACGACCGGCCGAGTGACGTGTGACCTGCCCGGGCTGGCGACCCTGGCCCAGGAGCACCTCGACCACGCGATCGACGCCCGGTCGGGCGCCGACGTGACGCGGGTCATCCAGAAGTTGTTCGACCGGCACGCCGACCTGTTCCCGGTGCGGCCTCAGGGCGGCGTCTATTTCGTGCCCGACCGGCACGCCGGGTTCGTCGACCGGGTGCAGGCCATGCTCGGGCGGATCAACGGCCAGATCCTGCGGTTCCCGGTCCCGGGCGGGACGCCCGAGGGGGACCGGAGCGTCAAGGAGTCGGTAGCCGCCGGGCTGGCCGCCCTGGTCGACGACCACCGCAAGGCGGTCGCCCAGTTCGGGGACGACACCCGGGACGAGACGCTCAAGCGGGCCGCGAGCAAGATCCGGGTGACGCAATTCAAGATCCAGGCGTACGCCGAGTACCTGTGCGACGAGAAGGCCAAGCTCGACCGGGAGTTGACGGCCGCCCGGGACGCGTTGCGGCAGAAGGTCGAGCGGCTGGCCGCAACAGCGGTCGTCGCGTGA
- the cas6 gene encoding type I-MYXAN CRISPR-associated protein Cas6/Cmx6, translating into MHLELVFRAFGPTDIPTDHAYPLYAALSGVVPQFHDAAAGLRFAPLTGAADAAGRLRLTDWSCLRVRLPDDAIRLALPLAGRQLDLVGSPIRLGVPTVRTLAPAPALMSRITTFKNAETPEEFLATARAKLSELEVAGDPQLPIHLTGDRAGEPKRRVVRIKGTAIVGYALVVAELSAADSIRLQERGLGGRTQMGCGFFVPAKEGM; encoded by the coding sequence GTGCACCTCGAACTGGTGTTTCGGGCGTTCGGGCCGACCGACATCCCGACCGACCACGCGTACCCCCTGTACGCCGCCCTGTCCGGCGTCGTGCCGCAATTCCACGACGCGGCCGCCGGGCTTCGGTTCGCACCCCTCACGGGCGCAGCGGACGCCGCCGGCCGGCTCCGGCTCACCGACTGGTCTTGCCTTCGGGTCCGCCTGCCTGACGACGCGATCCGGCTCGCCCTCCCACTCGCGGGCCGGCAGCTCGACCTCGTCGGCAGCCCGATCCGGTTGGGTGTACCGACCGTGCGGACGCTCGCGCCCGCGCCCGCCCTGATGTCCCGCATCACAACGTTCAAGAACGCGGAGACACCGGAGGAATTCCTGGCGACTGCGCGGGCGAAGCTGAGTGAACTCGAGGTGGCCGGTGACCCGCAACTGCCAATCCACCTGACCGGCGACCGGGCCGGTGAGCCGAAGCGGCGTGTGGTCCGCATCAAGGGGACCGCGATCGTCGGGTACGCGCTGGTCGTGGCCGAGCTGTCGGCCGCCGACTCGATCCGGTTGCAAGAGCGGGGGCTGGGCGGGCGGACGCAGATGGGGTGTGGGTTCTTCGTGCCTGCGAAAGAGGGAATGTGA
- the cas2 gene encoding CRISPR-associated endonuclease Cas2, with amino-acid sequence MSDAKWWLVCYDVHNPDRLRKCAKHMEGYGHRVQYSVFRCWLTGREVERLRWELTERLDRDDDVMLIPLCGTCVDGIVGIHGSERPPEWTDRPPRHEIV; translated from the coding sequence GTGTCCGACGCCAAGTGGTGGCTGGTGTGCTACGACGTCCACAACCCCGACCGGCTGCGAAAGTGCGCGAAGCACATGGAGGGGTATGGCCACCGGGTCCAGTATTCGGTGTTCCGGTGCTGGCTGACCGGTCGGGAAGTGGAACGGCTCCGCTGGGAGCTGACCGAACGGCTGGACCGCGATGACGACGTGATGCTCATCCCGTTGTGCGGGACGTGTGTGGACGGTATCGTGGGGATCCACGGGAGCGAACGCCCGCCGGAGTGGACGGACCGGCCGCCGCGGCACGAAATCGTCTAG
- the cas3 gene encoding CRISPR-associated helicase Cas3', protein MDPNRLWAKSKRDDEIATLSMYLPGHLEDAYLAGGRVLQATGDDQLDALGLSLAAYRSRLRRCVLLAAAVHDIGKANDHFHGMICGSRNVQQNPQGLRHEWASVLMLQSLKPWLLPAVGMNETDFAIVEWAVSGHHPAHNHASPPDGSSNDGAGPDILFHLGHADFTAVLTWLSKTLGLGTPPIVQSAKMALFGSGSVFTELASWFRTARRVWEEKVRKSSDAKLVAAVKNCLIAADVAGSALPKEMPNNAAKWDWITDSFDKKPDPGDLQKVVDHRLDGGMPRPFQTAVAASCDSVTFVKAGCGSGKTLAAYLWAATNYPTRRLYFCYPTTGTATEGFKDYLFEPNDELGDLGAKLFHSRRAVDFEIILNTGADSRSQEADVVTRLESLEAWATPVVACTVDTVLGIVQNNKRGLFGWPALAQSAFIFDEIHAFDDRLFGALLRFLSDLPGLPCLLMTASLPKAREDALREVLKNSRNIDLKPVAGPTDLEKLPRYHRATVADNDPLELIAETVNAGGKVLWVCNTVKRVMDAARRAESQGLKPLIYHSRYKYVHRVKRHKAVIEAFDPKECKGQLAITSQVCEMSLDLKGCTLLATDAAPVPSIIQRLGRLNRQAKVGDATKPFVVIEIEDYLPYADQKRAPDPANWPDQTKGWLDRLPVAGISQKHLADAWEHGGEIWDYRKFLTSAWLDGGPKTTVKELRESSPGITVLMREDVARLKKPGDVGKYTLPMPEPPRKSNWRSWARHKGIPIAETGTITYDEMRGAEWRK, encoded by the coding sequence ATGGACCCGAATCGCTTGTGGGCGAAGAGCAAACGGGACGACGAAATTGCGACTCTCTCAATGTACCTGCCGGGCCACCTGGAAGACGCATATTTGGCAGGCGGCCGAGTCTTACAAGCGACCGGCGACGATCAACTTGACGCATTGGGGTTGAGCCTGGCGGCCTATCGTAGTCGGTTACGCCGGTGTGTACTACTCGCCGCCGCGGTCCACGACATCGGAAAGGCAAACGATCACTTTCACGGGATGATCTGCGGCTCACGGAACGTGCAACAAAATCCGCAAGGGCTTCGGCACGAGTGGGCGTCGGTCTTGATGCTGCAATCACTCAAGCCGTGGCTGTTGCCGGCCGTCGGGATGAATGAGACCGATTTCGCCATCGTCGAATGGGCGGTCTCAGGTCACCACCCAGCCCACAACCATGCCAGCCCGCCAGACGGGTCATCGAACGACGGTGCGGGGCCGGACATTCTCTTTCATCTGGGACACGCCGACTTCACGGCCGTTCTGACGTGGCTCTCGAAAACGCTCGGGCTGGGAACCCCTCCGATCGTGCAGTCGGCCAAAATGGCCCTCTTCGGTTCCGGGAGTGTATTCACGGAACTGGCCTCTTGGTTTAGAACCGCCCGGCGAGTATGGGAGGAAAAGGTTCGGAAAAGCTCGGACGCCAAACTCGTAGCCGCCGTGAAGAATTGTCTCATCGCCGCGGACGTGGCGGGATCGGCGTTGCCGAAAGAAATGCCGAACAATGCGGCGAAATGGGACTGGATTACCGACTCGTTCGATAAGAAACCAGATCCGGGAGACTTGCAAAAAGTCGTGGATCACCGACTCGACGGGGGCATGCCGAGGCCGTTTCAAACGGCCGTAGCCGCGTCGTGCGATTCGGTCACATTCGTCAAAGCTGGTTGCGGCAGCGGGAAAACGCTCGCCGCGTACCTGTGGGCCGCCACGAACTACCCGACCCGACGGCTCTATTTCTGCTACCCGACGACCGGGACTGCCACCGAGGGTTTCAAAGACTATTTATTCGAGCCGAACGACGAACTCGGCGACCTCGGAGCGAAACTGTTTCATAGTCGCCGCGCTGTGGATTTTGAAATCATCTTGAACACGGGGGCTGATTCGCGGTCCCAAGAGGCGGATGTCGTGACCCGACTCGAATCGCTCGAAGCGTGGGCGACGCCAGTCGTGGCGTGTACCGTCGATACCGTCCTCGGGATCGTGCAAAACAACAAGCGCGGGCTGTTCGGGTGGCCGGCACTGGCCCAGTCGGCCTTCATCTTCGACGAGATTCACGCTTTCGATGACCGCTTGTTCGGTGCGTTGCTTCGATTCCTCAGCGACCTGCCGGGGTTGCCGTGTTTACTGATGACGGCCAGCCTGCCGAAAGCCCGTGAGGACGCGCTGAGAGAGGTCTTGAAGAACTCGCGCAATATCGACCTGAAGCCCGTTGCTGGCCCGACGGATTTGGAGAAACTTCCACGCTATCATCGGGCCACTGTCGCCGATAACGACCCGCTCGAGTTGATTGCGGAGACCGTCAATGCTGGGGGCAAAGTCCTGTGGGTGTGTAATACTGTCAAACGGGTTATGGATGCGGCAAGGCGGGCGGAATCTCAGGGGCTGAAACCACTCATCTACCACAGCCGCTACAAGTACGTGCATCGGGTCAAACGGCACAAAGCGGTGATTGAAGCATTCGATCCGAAGGAGTGTAAGGGGCAGCTCGCGATCACGAGTCAGGTTTGTGAAATGAGTCTGGATTTGAAGGGATGTACCCTTCTCGCGACTGACGCGGCGCCAGTCCCGTCGATCATTCAGAGATTAGGCCGGCTAAATCGTCAGGCCAAGGTCGGGGACGCAACGAAGCCGTTCGTCGTCATCGAGATCGAAGACTATCTGCCGTACGCCGATCAAAAGCGTGCCCCTGATCCGGCCAATTGGCCCGACCAAACGAAGGGTTGGTTGGACCGACTCCCGGTCGCCGGGATCTCTCAAAAACACCTCGCGGATGCGTGGGAACACGGTGGCGAAATCTGGGACTATCGCAAATTTTTGACGAGCGCGTGGCTCGACGGTGGCCCGAAAACCACCGTCAAAGAACTGCGGGAGTCGTCGCCTGGCATCACCGTCCTGATGCGCGAAGACGTCGCCCGACTCAAAAAGCCGGGCGATGTCGGCAAGTACACACTACCAATGCCGGAACCGCCGAGGAAAAGTAACTGGCGGTCGTGGGCGCGGCACAAGGGTATCCCGATCGCTGAGACAGGGACGATCACCTACGACGAAATGCGAGGTGCCGAATGGCGAAAGTGA
- a CDS encoding type I-MYXAN CRISPR-associated endonuclease Cas4/Cas1 — protein MLPLPVLGSHRPPVRVMALHALAYCRRLFYLEEVEEIRVADHRVFAGRQLHAALEADEEGETVALELASETLGLLGKVDCVRRRDGSYLPYEHKRGKPGRAADDTPQVWPSDRLQLVAYAVLLEEAFGQPIPEGRVRYHAANVTVRVPVDDRARADLTAAIADARRLRETLDRPPITDNPRLCEKCSLAPVCLPEEVRQDREPEREPVRLFPPDRDGTTLHVVAQGTQVGISADTLVLRPREGPESKHPARSVDTVLLHGFSQITTQAVRKCVEHGIGVHWLSVSGHHTASLVPTAGQVQRRVRQYQALADDATCLRLAKQLAAAKVEGQYRYLMRASRGDDEARGEIQTSLNGIQPLLGRIPDAADRDSLRGLEGAAAVHYFAALRTLLGPQVPDELRADSRSRRPPQDRFNALLSYGYGLLHTAVMRAVLASGLEPALGFFHTPRSAAYPLVLDLMELFRVTLCDMPVVGSLNRGQWDPAADFTVTRAKVWLSDAGRKKTIGLFEGRLQETWKHPVLNYSLSYARTIELEARFLEKEWTGEPGLFARSRLR, from the coding sequence ATGCTTCCGCTCCCCGTCCTCGGCTCGCACCGGCCGCCGGTGCGGGTCATGGCCCTGCACGCCCTCGCGTACTGCCGGCGGCTCTTTTACCTCGAAGAGGTCGAGGAAATCCGCGTCGCCGACCACCGGGTGTTCGCCGGCCGGCAACTCCACGCCGCCCTCGAAGCCGACGAAGAAGGCGAGACCGTCGCCCTCGAACTCGCCAGCGAAACCCTCGGCCTCCTCGGTAAGGTCGATTGCGTCCGCCGCCGCGACGGGTCGTACCTGCCGTACGAACACAAGCGCGGCAAGCCCGGCCGCGCCGCCGATGACACCCCGCAAGTGTGGCCGTCGGACCGGCTCCAACTGGTCGCGTACGCCGTGCTGCTCGAAGAGGCGTTCGGGCAGCCGATCCCGGAGGGCCGCGTCCGCTACCACGCGGCCAACGTCACCGTCCGCGTCCCCGTCGACGACCGGGCCCGGGCCGACCTGACGGCCGCCATCGCCGACGCCCGCCGGCTCCGCGAAACCCTCGACCGCCCGCCGATCACCGACAACCCGCGATTGTGCGAAAAGTGTTCGCTCGCCCCGGTCTGCCTGCCCGAGGAGGTGCGGCAGGACCGCGAACCGGAGCGGGAGCCGGTCCGCCTGTTCCCGCCCGACCGCGACGGCACCACCCTCCACGTCGTGGCCCAGGGCACCCAGGTCGGCATCAGCGCGGACACCCTGGTCCTCCGCCCGCGGGAGGGGCCGGAAAGCAAGCACCCGGCCCGGAGCGTCGACACCGTGCTCCTCCACGGGTTCAGCCAGATCACCACCCAGGCGGTCCGCAAATGCGTCGAGCACGGCATCGGTGTCCACTGGCTGAGCGTTAGCGGGCACCACACGGCCAGTCTCGTGCCGACGGCCGGCCAGGTCCAGCGGCGGGTCCGCCAGTACCAGGCGCTGGCGGACGACGCCACGTGTCTGCGGCTCGCCAAACAGCTCGCGGCGGCCAAGGTCGAGGGCCAGTACCGGTATCTCATGCGGGCGAGCCGGGGGGACGACGAGGCTCGCGGCGAGATTCAAACGTCGCTGAACGGCATTCAACCGCTCCTCGGTCGCATCCCGGACGCGGCCGACCGCGACTCCCTCCGCGGGTTGGAGGGGGCGGCGGCCGTCCATTATTTCGCCGCCCTGCGGACGCTGCTCGGCCCGCAGGTGCCCGACGAACTGCGGGCCGACAGCCGGTCCCGACGGCCGCCGCAGGACCGGTTCAACGCGCTCCTGAGCTACGGGTACGGCTTGTTGCACACGGCGGTGATGCGGGCGGTCCTGGCGTCCGGTTTGGAGCCGGCGCTCGGGTTCTTCCACACCCCGCGGTCGGCCGCTTACCCGCTCGTCCTCGATTTGATGGAGTTATTCCGGGTAACGTTGTGTGACATGCCGGTGGTGGGGTCGCTGAACCGGGGCCAGTGGGATCCGGCGGCCGACTTCACGGTCACGCGGGCGAAGGTGTGGCTGTCGGACGCGGGCCGGAAGAAGACGATCGGGTTGTTCGAGGGCCGGTTGCAGGAGACGTGGAAGCACCCGGTGTTGAACTATTCGTTGAGTTACGCGCGGACAATTGAGTTGGAGGCGCGGTTTTTGGAGAAGGAGTGGACGGGCGAACCGGGCCTGTTCGCCCGCAGTCGCTTACGCTGA
- the cas5 gene encoding type I-MYXAN CRISPR-associated protein Cas5/Cmx5/DevS has product MLGVYVTVPVACFRKGMAREYLETEPLPPPATCYGFLLSFVGETDRRRHVGARVAPVLLNKPPTSVVLRTVWRVKKMPLGSPGNTRPDYQQLLTDVKLVVWLDSSAESGTEPTLEARVRAAFTHPSSVNRFGGLSLGESTHLVDEVSLLEGKKADSISGQVGRAFLLAPKGRLSLPVWVDHVGSAGTRYATGSLEEMTLPTPPSADRLPIIHHSP; this is encoded by the coding sequence GTGCTCGGCGTGTACGTCACCGTTCCCGTGGCCTGCTTCCGCAAGGGGATGGCGCGTGAATACCTCGAAACCGAACCCCTTCCGCCGCCGGCGACCTGTTACGGGTTCCTACTCTCGTTCGTCGGGGAGACGGACCGTCGCCGACATGTGGGTGCGCGAGTCGCCCCGGTCTTACTGAACAAGCCGCCGACGAGCGTGGTGCTTCGCACGGTCTGGCGGGTGAAGAAGATGCCGCTCGGGTCGCCCGGGAACACTCGGCCCGATTACCAGCAACTTCTCACGGACGTGAAACTGGTCGTGTGGTTGGACTCGTCGGCCGAGTCGGGGACGGAGCCGACTCTAGAAGCCCGTGTGCGCGCTGCCTTCACCCATCCCAGTTCCGTGAACCGGTTCGGCGGGCTGTCGCTCGGCGAAAGCACCCACCTCGTCGACGAAGTTTCGCTCCTCGAAGGGAAGAAGGCCGACAGCATCAGTGGTCAAGTCGGGCGTGCGTTCCTGCTCGCCCCGAAGGGTCGGTTATCGCTTCCTGTCTGGGTCGATCACGTCGGCTCGGCTGGGACGCGGTACGCGACTGGCAGTCTCGAAGAGATGACTCTGCCGACGCCCCCGTCGGCCGACCGATTACCCATCATTCATCACAGTCCTTAG
- a CDS encoding IS5 family transposase (programmed frameshift), translated as MTADRESILPTIWEVSDDLWARIEPILAAAWPSARPRGRHHADWRRCLNGIIYQMRTGCQWNALPKVLGDDSTVHRWYQRWCRLGVMEKIWADLVQTCDDLGQVHWDWQSADGCMGKARHGGDHIGKNPTDRGKNGTKRSIVVDEQGGPLGVVIDGANRHDAKLLKATIEAIVIERPDPKEHEQHLCLDKAYDNPSGQSAASEAQYTPHIRRIGEEKTTVTAKHPDGKPRRWVVERTLSWLNRCRAILVRYAKNGKNYLGLVQLACSLIWYRRLFRLNGLG; from the exons ATGACGGCGGACAGAGAATCGATCCTTCCGACGATCTGGGAGGTATCCGATGATTTATGGGCGAGGATCGAACCGATCCTTGCGGCGGCCTGGC CCTCGGCGAGACCCCGTGGTCGGCATCACGCGGATTGGCGTAGGTGCCTGAACGGGATCATCTACCAGATGCGGACCGGGTGCCAATGGAATGCGTTGCCCAAGGTGCTGGGTGACGACAGCACGGTTCACCGTTGGTATCAACGCTGGTGTCGCTTGGGTGTGATGGAAAAGATCTGGGCGGATCTGGTCCAGACATGTGATGATCTGGGGCAAGTCCATTGGGACTGGCAGAGCGCTGACGGGTGCATGGGGAAGGCCCGTCACGGCGGCGACCACATCGGCAAAAACCCAACGGATCGAGGGAAAAACGGGACGAAGCGGAGCATCGTGGTGGACGAACAGGGTGGACCACTGGGGGTGGTCATTGACGGGGCGAATCGACACGATGCGAAGTTATTGAAGGCGACGATCGAGGCGATCGTCATCGAGCGGCCGGATCCCAAAGAACACGAGCAACATCTGTGTTTGGATAAAGCGTACGATAATCCGTCCGGCCAGTCTGCGGCGAGTGAGGCCCAATACACCCCTCACATCCGCCGAATCGGCGAGGAGAAGACAACGGTCACGGCCAAGCACCCGGATGGCAAGCCGCGTCGTTGGGTGGTTGAGCGTACCCTGAGTTGGCTGAATCGTTGCCGAGCCATCTTGGTCCGTTATGCAAAAAACGGAAAGAATTATTTGGGCTTAGTCCAGTTAGCGTGTTCCTTGATCTGGTATCGTAGACTCTTCCGCCTCAATGGGTTAGGTTGA